The Chitinophaga niabensis genomic interval ACCCATGCTGCCACCAACAGTTGCTACAATTGAACCACCCGCAATAGGGCCTGTTCTCAGTACAATGAAACTGTCCGGAAGGGATTTGATACGGTTACGGTTAGCAGAGAATACCACATTTGTACTCCACTTAAAGTTTTTAGTTTGTACGGGTGTGCCGTTTAAACCCAGCTCTATACCCTTGTTATTCACCACACCGGCATTGATAACAGACTCAGCGTAACCGGAGGCTGGGTCCAGCTTCCGTTTTATGATCTGGTTATGGGTATTACCTGAATAAACAGCCAGGTCAGCACCTAAACGGCCCTTAAACATTTTCAGCACAGCACCTGCTTCATACGTAACCGTTTTAAGCGGCACCAGGTTACCATTGGCCAATAAGGTTGGGTTACTTAATTCCCCATCAGATCCTATTACAGGATCATAATAATAGGAAGTAAAGTAAGGGGTTGTACCACCGCTACCAACACCTGATGCAGAAAACCGCAGTTTTGCAAAATCCACCGATGCGGGTAATTTCACTACTTCAGACACAATGAAACTCGCACTGGCAGATGGATAGAAGAATCCCGAATTCTCGGTACGCTCTGGTGTGGCCAGTACGCTATTCCAGTCCTGGCGGGCTGTAAGGTCTAAGTAAAGGAAGTTCTTATATCCGCCGGAGATCAAACCATAGAAACTGTTGATCGCGTATTTACTTCTGTTCGGTATAGTGATCAATGGCCCTGCGCTATTAGCAAAGGAGAAGATACCGGGGATCACGAGAGAATCCGCACGTGTTTCATCTTTGTTATAATTATTCCGCAGCGCACTTCCTCCTCCTGTAACAGAAAACTCAAAATCCCCTACCTTCTTATTATATCTCAACAGGAAGTCTGTACTGCGTTCCATGGAAAAGATATTCTGCGTACGGTAACTACCAAAAGGAAGTTTAGCTCCCGCATCAAAAGGACGGCTTTGAGAACGTTGCTCATATCCGAAATCTACGGAAGTCCTTACCTGTAGGCTTAACTCTTTCGTAAAATTATAGGCTGCCTGCACATTACCTGTTAAACCATTACGGTCTGAGGCATTGAGGAACTCATAAGAGATCGCATAAGGATTCTCAGGGAAAGTACTGAAGGGATATTTAATGGTTTTACCTTCCGCTCCCTTTGCCCAATAATTCCTTAACCAATCCGGATCTGCATTGGGTTGCCAGAAGATGTACCAGTACATGATGGACTGATTTCCATATCCTGCTCCCGGCAGGTTATCACTGCTCTTGTTAGTATAGTTTATTTTTGAAGAGATCTGGAGCTTATCATTCACTTTGGAATTTACAGACAGGGATACGGTATTACGGTCATAACCTGTATTAGGCAATATCCACTTGTTAGCTACATTGGTGAATGAAAAACGTGCAGTGGTCTTATCCGTACCACCATCCACACTCACTGTATTAGTTAATGTTCCGGCAGTAGTGAAGAACTTGTTTATTTTATTGGTATAAGGTACCCAGGGGGTCCTTTCTTTACCCACCGTTTGTGTTACCGGATCATACTGGAAGAACTTGCGGTCCTTATCAAACCTTGGTCCGTAAGCAGAGCTGGTACCGCTGGTGCTGGCACCATCCGCTGTGGTTCCATAGGAATAATAATCCATTCCTTCTGTACCCTGTCCGTATTCATATTGCAGGTCAGGCCAGCGGTTCACCGTTTCCAAAGAACCATTGGAACTGAAAGTAACACCCAGTCCCTTCCTTTTGCTGCTACCTGATTTTGTAGTAATGATCAATGCACCATTCGCACCACGTTGACCATACAAGGCAGCAGCGCCGGGTCCTTTTAACACCGTAATGGATTCAATATCCTCAGGGTTGATGTCATTCAAACCACTACCATAATCCGCAGGCATGTTGTCGCTGCTGGTACCATAAGTGGATTCACCACCAATGGCAGTGCGGCGGCCGCTACCCTGGTTGATCACCACTCCATCCACAACAATCAGCGCTTCATCGTTACCATCCAGGTTGTTCTCTCCACGGAGAACGATCCTGTTGGAACCGGTAGGGCCACTGTTAGACCTGATCAGGTTCACACCCGCGATCTTGCCGGACAATGCATCCGTCCAGTTATTGGATAATGCATCTGTTAACTGCTCCCCTTTTACAACGGTGGCAGAATAACCCAACGCTTTTTCATCACGTTTGATACCCAATGCGGTTACCACTACTTCACCCAATGATTTAGGATCCGGCAGTAATTGCACATTCAGTACCTGTGTTGTTTTTACAGTAGCAACATGACTGATATAACCGATAAAAGAAAAAGTGATCTCTGTACCTGCACCGGAAACAGTGAGGGTATAATTACCCTTTGCATCTGTAACAGTTCCTTTATAGCCATCCTTTGGTTTAATATTAACGCCGATCAAAGCCTGTCCGTTTTCATCGGTTACCTTACCACGCACTACAATATCCTCAGCAGATCTTGCGGAAGACCGGAGTATTGGAGTGGTAGGGTCTTTTACTGTAGACTTGCCAATTGATGTGCTATAGACACACAATTGCAGGCCGGTGATAAGTAGGAAGAATTGTTTCATTCACAATGTATTTAATGTAATTATAACCTTGCATTAGGTTGATATACAGGTTTCAGTTGATTACTTTTTTCTTGCGCAAAAGTAAATAAGCCTTACTTAACCCTATATTAAGCTTATATTATGTTTAAGATGCTTTCAGGGAAATTAAGCAGTGCAATTCACTAACATGGAAAATTTGACGAATGATTGGAAAATAGCGATACGTGGGCCTTACGGCATTCATGGTGCTGCATAGCAACATCG includes:
- a CDS encoding SusC/RagA family TonB-linked outer membrane protein; the protein is MKQFFLLITGLQLCVYSTSIGKSTVKDPTTPILRSSARSAEDIVVRGKVTDENGQALIGVNIKPKDGYKGTVTDAKGNYTLTVSGAGTEITFSFIGYISHVATVKTTQVLNVQLLPDPKSLGEVVVTALGIKRDEKALGYSATVVKGEQLTDALSNNWTDALSGKIAGVNLIRSNSGPTGSNRIVLRGENNLDGNDEALIVVDGVVINQGSGRRTAIGGESTYGTSSDNMPADYGSGLNDINPEDIESITVLKGPGAAALYGQRGANGALIITTKSGSSKRKGLGVTFSSNGSLETVNRWPDLQYEYGQGTEGMDYYSYGTTADGASTSGTSSAYGPRFDKDRKFFQYDPVTQTVGKERTPWVPYTNKINKFFTTAGTLTNTVSVDGGTDKTTARFSFTNVANKWILPNTGYDRNTVSLSVNSKVNDKLQISSKINYTNKSSDNLPGAGYGNQSIMYWYIFWQPNADPDWLRNYWAKGAEGKTIKYPFSTFPENPYAISYEFLNASDRNGLTGNVQAAYNFTKELSLQVRTSVDFGYEQRSQSRPFDAGAKLPFGSYRTQNIFSMERSTDFLLRYNKKVGDFEFSVTGGGSALRNNYNKDETRADSLVIPGIFSFANSAGPLITIPNRSKYAINSFYGLISGGYKNFLYLDLTARQDWNSVLATPERTENSGFFYPSASASFIVSEVVKLPASVDFAKLRFSASGVGSGGTTPYFTSYYYDPVIGSDGELSNPTLLANGNLVPLKTVTYEAGAVLKMFKGRLGADLAVYSGNTHNQIIKRKLDPASGYAESVINAGVVNNKGIELGLNGTPVQTKNFKWSTNVVFSANRNRIKSLPDSFIVLRTGPIAGGSIVATVGGSMGDMYGRGYQRAPDGQIIYDARTGFAKITEGIVYLGNTAPKWKLGWTNEFSYKQFRFTFLFDGQYGAVAHSLMNYKLAEQGKTKITLPGRYSGMIGNGVMDDGSGKFVKNTALATDIDEYYRSHYGADNAEGSTFSTDFIKFREARVEYGFSPKLIKKLRLQKAVLGFYGRNLFIWSPWPMFDPEFGTISDTGIVQGFETAQFPSTRSFGFNLVLGF